The Parashewanella tropica genome window below encodes:
- a CDS encoding multidrug effflux MFS transporter, whose translation MNNASAISKVFLIPLLAAITAITPLAIDMYLPALKAIAGSLNTDVIEIQQSLSTYLAGYAVGLMCFGYLADKLGRRPLVIFGLFSFSIISFFLSKTTEHDMFFLLRFLQAFAGSAATVVIPGYIKDIYGKDTAKGLSYVRLIMMGAPLVAPALGTFILQSYHWHMIFIVLAIYSALMFTIVFWKLKLPSDKDKSIRTDKTLFGAYYTVLNQKEARPYIACSVLSSLAFFGYLTASSFILMEVFGVSAEMFALLFSLNVGSLMAANILNSRLSSRFGAKRMLNAAAILGIVSGMGMVLINLIGTNYIGMMAFTMPFLASLGIVSVSCDALVLMKFHKETGSASAVVGTLRFAFGALAGPILAFFYTGTAMPFSMLVLTTVILIYILQLRADKKTTKKALAD comes from the coding sequence ATGAATAACGCATCAGCTATTTCAAAAGTTTTTTTGATCCCATTATTGGCCGCCATTACTGCCATTACACCTTTGGCAATTGATATGTATCTCCCTGCCCTTAAGGCAATCGCAGGTTCACTCAACACAGATGTAATCGAAATTCAGCAATCTTTAAGTACCTATCTAGCAGGTTATGCTGTCGGGCTAATGTGCTTTGGCTATCTTGCCGATAAGTTGGGGCGGCGCCCATTAGTAATTTTTGGATTGTTTAGTTTTTCAATCATTAGCTTTTTTCTTAGCAAGACCACTGAGCATGATATGTTTTTCTTGCTTCGATTTTTGCAAGCATTTGCGGGCTCAGCCGCTACGGTTGTGATCCCCGGCTATATCAAAGACATTTACGGAAAAGATACTGCTAAGGGCTTGTCTTACGTCAGGCTAATAATGATGGGAGCACCGCTCGTCGCACCAGCCCTTGGTACTTTTATTTTACAAAGCTATCACTGGCACATGATATTCATTGTACTAGCCATTTATAGTGCACTGATGTTTACCATAGTGTTTTGGAAGTTAAAGTTACCCAGTGATAAGGATAAGTCTATAAGAACCGATAAAACCTTATTTGGTGCTTATTACACAGTGTTAAACCAAAAAGAAGCTCGTCCATATATTGCTTGTAGTGTACTAAGCTCATTAGCATTTTTTGGCTATTTAACGGCGTCTTCATTTATTTTGATGGAGGTGTTTGGCGTTTCTGCTGAGATGTTTGCATTACTGTTCAGTTTAAATGTCGGCTCATTAATGGCTGCCAACATTTTAAACTCGCGATTGTCATCTCGTTTCGGTGCCAAACGAATGCTCAATGCCGCTGCAATTCTGGGAATTGTTTCAGGCATGGGTATGGTATTGATTAATTTAATCGGCACAAACTATATAGGTATGATGGCTTTTACCATGCCTTTTTTGGCTAGTTTAGGTATCGTTTCAGTAAGTTGTGACGCTTTGGTGCTTATGAAATTTCATAAAGAAACCGGAAGCGCATCTGCTGTTGTAGGTACACTTCGCTTTGCCTTTGGCGCGTTAGCAGGACCAATATTAGCTTTCTTTTATACTGGAACAGCAATGCCATTTTCTATGCTGGTACTTACTACGGTTATTTTAATTTATATCTTGCAACTTAGAGCTGATAAAAAAACCACAAAAAAAGCCCTTGCTGATTAG
- the ppk1 gene encoding polyphosphate kinase 1 produces the protein MIKHTMSKELSWLSFNERVLQEACDKNVPLIERVRFLGIFSSNLDEFFRVRVAEIRRAILIDNFNQDKMQHNQTLMNLIQDRVLELQERFDKNYNELMRELARKNIFLINEFQLSYFHQSWLMTYFKDHLKRHISPIIVSKSRDLTQQISDGVTYLCICLYSDKKRTYSLIEVPTKSVPRFVKLPVESTKSKKHLILLDNIIRFCADELFRPFFEYDDIDVYAMKLTKDAEFDITDELDYTQLERMSKGLKKRLTAEPVRLVYDREMPDHMLQMLKSRLKISSTEFLVAGGRYHNFKDFMAFPNPSRKYLEYEKLPAIHSNLFDQSPNVFEAIAHNDILLNYPYHKYSYVTEFVRQAAYDPAVKFINISLYRVAKNSRIIQSLIDAVNNGKKVMVILELRARFDEEANIEWTRKLVEAGVSVHHGIPSLKVHSKICVIGRHEADQTRLYCHIGSGNFNEKTAKVYTDFSLFSANQEIAEEVQQVFHLIQHPYRQDKFNHLIVSPYNSRKSIYRLIEAEITAAKNNKRASITLKVNNLVDKQLIRKLYNASNAGVKIKLLVRGMCSLVPKIPEQSQNIEVVSIVDRFLEHSRIMVFHAGGEQKMFLSSADWMTRNIDNRIEVTTPIYDSKLKKMLSDILNIHFSDNTKARILNAEQSNPYRRRGNKKKVRSQQAIYEYLIDYEAKIKQSLNEVSSE, from the coding sequence ATGATCAAGCATACTATGTCTAAAGAGCTGTCTTGGCTTTCATTCAACGAACGTGTATTACAAGAAGCCTGTGATAAAAATGTTCCACTCATTGAGAGAGTTCGATTTTTAGGCATTTTTTCAAGTAATCTTGATGAATTTTTTAGAGTTCGTGTTGCAGAGATCAGACGTGCGATTCTTATTGATAATTTCAATCAAGATAAAATGCAGCATAACCAAACTTTGATGAACCTTATTCAAGACAGGGTGCTGGAATTACAAGAACGATTCGACAAAAACTACAACGAATTGATGAGGGAACTGGCAAGAAAGAATATTTTTCTCATTAACGAATTTCAATTGTCTTATTTTCATCAATCTTGGTTAATGACCTATTTTAAAGATCATTTGAAACGTCATATTTCACCAATTATTGTGAGTAAAAGTAGAGACTTAACTCAACAAATTTCTGACGGTGTCACCTATCTTTGTATCTGTTTATATTCCGATAAAAAACGCACCTATAGTCTCATTGAAGTACCAACAAAAAGCGTGCCTCGTTTCGTAAAGTTACCCGTTGAAAGCACAAAATCTAAAAAGCATCTAATCCTACTGGATAACATTATTCGTTTTTGTGCCGATGAACTTTTCAGGCCTTTCTTTGAATACGATGATATCGATGTTTATGCCATGAAGCTCACCAAAGACGCAGAGTTTGATATCACAGATGAATTGGATTACACCCAGTTAGAGCGCATGTCTAAGGGATTGAAAAAGCGCTTAACCGCTGAGCCAGTAAGGTTAGTGTATGACCGTGAAATGCCTGATCACATGCTGCAAATGCTGAAATCCAGACTAAAAATTAGCTCTACTGAATTCTTGGTCGCTGGTGGTCGATATCATAACTTTAAAGACTTTATGGCGTTTCCTAACCCAAGCCGTAAATATCTAGAATATGAAAAGCTCCCTGCAATTCATAGTAATCTTTTTGATCAATCTCCCAATGTATTTGAAGCTATTGCACATAATGATATTTTACTGAATTACCCTTACCACAAATACTCGTACGTCACTGAGTTTGTACGTCAAGCGGCCTACGATCCTGCGGTTAAGTTTATTAATATTTCTCTTTACCGTGTTGCCAAAAACTCCCGCATCATTCAATCATTAATAGATGCCGTAAATAATGGCAAAAAAGTGATGGTTATTCTGGAGCTCAGAGCGAGGTTTGATGAAGAAGCTAACATAGAATGGACGCGTAAATTGGTCGAAGCTGGTGTTTCAGTTCACCACGGGATCCCAAGTTTAAAAGTACATTCAAAAATTTGTGTTATCGGTCGCCATGAAGCCGATCAAACCCGTCTGTATTGTCATATTGGCTCGGGTAATTTCAATGAAAAAACCGCCAAAGTTTACACTGACTTTTCACTATTTAGTGCCAACCAAGAGATCGCGGAAGAGGTTCAGCAAGTATTTCATTTGATCCAACACCCTTACCGTCAAGATAAATTCAATCATTTAATCGTTTCACCCTACAATTCCCGAAAAAGCATTTATCGGTTAATCGAAGCCGAAATTACTGCGGCTAAAAACAATAAAAGAGCCAGTATCACACTCAAAGTTAATAACTTGGTTGATAAGCAACTTATCCGAAAACTCTATAATGCATCTAATGCTGGGGTTAAGATTAAGCTATTGGTACGTGGTATGTGCTCTTTAGTACCTAAAATACCCGAGCAAAGCCAAAATATTGAAGTCGTTAGTATTGTAGACCGCTTTTTAGAGCACTCTAGGATCATGGTCTTTCATGCAGGGGGAGAACAAAAAATGTTCTTATCTTCTGCTGATTGGATGACAAGAAATATTGATAATCGTATTGAAGTAACCACCCCGATATACGATTCTAAACTGAAAAAAATGCTTTCAGATATTCTCAATATCCATTTTAGTGACAATACTAAAGCAAGAATATTGAATGCTGAGCAATCAAATCCTTACCGTAGACGTGGCAATAAGAAAAAAGTGCGTTCGCAACAAGCCATCTATGAATATTTGATTGATTATGAGGCTAAAATCAAACAAAGTTTAAATGAGGTAAGCAGTGAGTAA
- a CDS encoding APC family permease, with the protein MKRVLGLPSLVLFGLAFMSPLAVFVTYGAVQQVTHAHISSAYIITLIAIIFTAISYGRMSRVVPNAGSAYAYATKSFGQRLGFIVGWALLLDYLLAPMMCYLVLSIYLHDYFPEIAKNYWIISAAIIMFGLNVLGIKLVSKINVALVACQLLFVMLFLVLSVIVLVHSNSEIYFLAPLYDPKVKLALLINGSAILCLSFLGFESISTLSEEAEKPKDTIPKAIILCVVLSGLLYTLTAYMGQLVMPHWPQHTDPDTMGLKLISIVGGKAFKAYFIGMTLVGCLATAMAAIASVSRVLYSMGGNGAIPSIFGRLHKKYQTPVFAISIVSIISLASMFISLTLASSMISFGALVAFTFVNLAVFKYYYMDLKQQNIIINVMLPFVGFGLTVWLWTSLSSTAIAVGICWLAMGIAYLRIKSRKIKMDL; encoded by the coding sequence ATGAAACGAGTCTTGGGCTTACCTTCCTTAGTGCTTTTCGGCTTAGCGTTTATGTCTCCTTTAGCGGTTTTTGTTACCTATGGCGCAGTGCAGCAAGTTACTCATGCCCATATTTCTTCTGCTTATATCATCACTTTAATTGCCATTATATTTACAGCCATTAGTTATGGGAGAATGTCACGAGTTGTTCCAAATGCTGGCTCAGCCTACGCCTATGCAACCAAGTCCTTTGGTCAACGTCTGGGTTTTATCGTTGGGTGGGCATTGTTGTTAGATTACTTGCTTGCTCCTATGATGTGTTATTTAGTTTTGAGCATTTATTTACATGATTACTTCCCGGAAATAGCAAAAAACTATTGGATTATTTCCGCTGCAATAATCATGTTTGGTCTAAATGTACTTGGGATCAAATTGGTCTCTAAGATAAATGTGGCATTGGTGGCATGTCAGTTATTATTCGTGATGTTGTTTTTAGTCTTGAGCGTCATAGTGTTAGTGCACTCAAATAGCGAAATTTATTTTTTAGCTCCCTTATACGATCCTAAAGTTAAACTCGCTTTACTCATCAATGGATCGGCTATTTTATGTTTATCCTTTCTTGGCTTTGAGTCGATATCGACGTTATCAGAGGAAGCAGAAAAACCTAAAGACACTATTCCTAAAGCCATCATTTTATGTGTAGTGTTGAGTGGATTACTTTATACCTTGACGGCCTACATGGGTCAGTTAGTGATGCCTCATTGGCCGCAACATACTGATCCAGATACTATGGGCCTTAAGTTGATTAGTATTGTGGGCGGAAAAGCCTTTAAAGCCTATTTCATCGGAATGACTTTAGTTGGGTGTTTGGCTACAGCAATGGCCGCAATTGCGAGTGTTAGCCGAGTATTATATTCAATGGGCGGAAACGGAGCGATTCCGAGTATTTTTGGTCGGTTACATAAAAAATATCAGACCCCTGTTTTCGCTATATCGATTGTCTCAATTATCTCGCTTGCTTCAATGTTTATAAGCTTAACTCTTGCTTCCAGTATGATCAGTTTTGGTGCTCTTGTGGCATTTACTTTTGTAAACTTAGCGGTGTTTAAGTACTACTATATGGATTTAAAACAGCAAAACATCATCATCAATGTGATGCTTCCGTTTGTTGGATTTGGTCTCACTGTATGGTTGTGGACATCATTATCTTCAACAGCCATCGCAGTTGGAATTTGTTGGTTGGCAATGGGGATCGCTTACTTAAGAATAAAATCTCGGAAGATAAAAATGGATTTATAA
- a CDS encoding glutathione S-transferase: MTIPLLYSFRRCPYAMRARLGLLASQAQVRLREIELKNKPQAMLDASPKGTVPVMIVTEGMDQRVIDESLDIMLWALSNQDPHKILGEDGEHTQSTLALIEQNDQKFKYWLDRYKYADRYPEHSQTYYRGQACEFLSELEQLLEQNQYLQGSQPSLADIAIFPFIRQFAFVDKPQFDGLPYPKLQRWLELWLNHPWFEKTMEKYQPWLQQEQEYLLGE; the protein is encoded by the coding sequence ATGACAATCCCATTACTTTATTCATTTCGACGTTGCCCTTATGCCATGCGGGCTCGCTTAGGTCTCTTAGCCTCACAAGCTCAAGTAAGGCTTAGAGAAATTGAGCTCAAAAATAAGCCGCAAGCCATGTTAGATGCTTCGCCTAAAGGCACTGTACCTGTAATGATAGTGACCGAAGGCATGGATCAACGAGTCATTGACGAGAGTTTGGACATAATGCTTTGGGCACTATCAAACCAAGACCCACACAAAATCCTTGGAGAAGATGGAGAGCATACTCAATCTACATTAGCCCTGATTGAACAAAACGACCAAAAGTTTAAGTATTGGTTAGACAGATATAAATATGCCGATCGCTATCCTGAACATTCACAAACTTATTATCGTGGTCAAGCGTGCGAGTTTTTAAGTGAACTAGAGCAGCTTCTTGAGCAAAACCAATACCTACAAGGTTCGCAGCCTAGCTTGGCCGATATTGCGATTTTTCCGTTCATCAGGCAATTTGCTTTTGTTGATAAACCTCAGTTTGATGGCTTACCCTACCCTAAATTACAACGATGGCTAGAACTGTGGTTAAACCACCCATGGTTTGAAAAAACTATGGAAAAGTACCAACCATGGCTTCAACAAGAACAAGAATACCTTTTGGGTGAATAA
- a CDS encoding bifunctional metallophosphatase/5'-nucleotidase, with protein sequence MKNHLFKVTAVAIACAVLFGCGGHKHHHNSGPVNPSEPFSLDVIHINDLHSKVDGVEGKFKMGSAADSPTYYTTFGGYPRIAQQIGNDLDAASKAKENAVVLNGGDAFQGSIYFQLNKGAANADLLKNMKIDAMVVGNHEFDEKTPALKTFADGVASSFPLLAANMDISKDAGLKGTTNIKPYQLFAFKDGAKRKIDNASDAQSGETVVAVIGVVLEDMATNWAKGDTGDVAFSSEIDTTQKTIDDLKAKGVNKIVVLSHIGLGQDIELAQGTTGIDLIVGGHSHDLLGDFTNIGLSKNEDYAQLISQKTGDAKTCIVQAGVDSQAVGEVKVKFDKDGNVDTCTGNNTLLTDDTFYTAEGRFDKNKVTDAVKANIENFISGLTLKDLAVVPESKDLRDMITSKYKDAYTKALGSVAVNVTNGINHVRRPGDSGSDTHGSRVAPLVGQSFINWANTPAVQTALGTRKIDVALVAAGGVRQSINAGALYEGNISLELIPFKNRLSVVSVTGAQLKALLTAAVTPALVPTAHAGKFPYVAGMRYTFTKSANNDSKGNPQGSVTQADINTGTDDAPTWVAVADDTRYNVILDSYHANGGDGWDIIAQNQVDDSALNRRDLYMDGDAVKAATVTMTKTGDDFKTTGEPDCAPDTVKCNTDAIAFTAYAEGLKAANKELVALKQITTTLAPAPSE encoded by the coding sequence ATGAAAAATCACTTGTTTAAGGTGACGGCAGTTGCAATCGCATGTGCTGTATTATTTGGCTGTGGAGGACATAAGCATCACCACAATAGTGGACCTGTTAATCCTTCAGAACCATTTAGTTTGGATGTCATTCATATCAATGACCTTCATTCAAAGGTTGATGGTGTTGAAGGCAAATTCAAAATGGGGAGTGCGGCTGACTCACCAACTTATTATACAACCTTTGGTGGGTATCCACGTATTGCTCAACAGATCGGTAATGATCTAGATGCTGCTTCTAAAGCAAAAGAAAATGCTGTTGTGTTAAATGGAGGCGACGCCTTCCAAGGTTCAATCTACTTTCAGCTTAATAAAGGCGCGGCCAATGCTGACTTGCTGAAAAACATGAAAATCGATGCAATGGTGGTCGGTAATCATGAATTTGATGAAAAAACACCTGCGCTAAAAACATTTGCAGATGGGGTTGCTAGCAGTTTTCCATTGCTTGCGGCAAATATGGATATATCAAAAGATGCGGGCTTAAAAGGAACAACCAATATTAAGCCGTATCAATTGTTCGCCTTTAAAGATGGAGCTAAACGTAAAATAGATAATGCTAGCGATGCGCAGTCAGGTGAGACAGTCGTCGCTGTTATTGGTGTTGTCCTTGAGGATATGGCAACAAACTGGGCCAAAGGTGACACTGGTGATGTAGCATTTTCAAGTGAAATTGATACGACTCAGAAAACGATTGACGATCTAAAAGCCAAAGGTGTCAATAAAATTGTAGTGCTTTCACACATAGGTTTAGGTCAAGATATTGAATTAGCCCAAGGAACAACGGGTATTGATTTAATTGTTGGTGGTCACTCTCATGATTTATTAGGTGACTTTACCAATATTGGCTTGAGTAAAAATGAAGATTATGCACAACTCATAAGCCAAAAAACAGGTGATGCCAAAACCTGTATTGTTCAGGCTGGGGTAGATAGCCAAGCTGTTGGTGAAGTGAAGGTTAAGTTTGATAAGGACGGTAATGTAGATACTTGTACTGGTAATAACACCTTGCTTACTGATGATACTTTTTATACCGCTGAAGGTAGATTCGATAAAAATAAAGTCACCGATGCGGTTAAAGCAAATATCGAGAATTTCATTAGTGGCCTAACACTGAAAGACTTAGCGGTTGTACCTGAAAGCAAAGATCTTAGAGATATGATCACCAGTAAATACAAAGATGCTTATACAAAAGCATTGGGCAGTGTTGCTGTAAACGTCACTAATGGCATAAACCATGTCAGAAGGCCGGGTGATAGTGGCTCTGACACTCACGGCTCTAGAGTTGCGCCTTTGGTTGGACAATCTTTCATTAATTGGGCCAATACACCTGCTGTACAAACTGCTTTAGGTACACGAAAAATCGATGTAGCACTTGTGGCAGCTGGTGGTGTAAGACAAAGCATTAATGCAGGGGCACTTTATGAAGGTAATATCTCGCTTGAGTTAATACCGTTCAAAAATCGTTTAAGTGTTGTTAGTGTTACTGGTGCTCAATTGAAAGCGTTACTTACTGCTGCTGTAACGCCTGCGTTAGTGCCAACAGCACATGCGGGTAAATTCCCTTATGTTGCAGGTATGAGATATACCTTCACTAAATCAGCGAATAATGATTCAAAAGGGAACCCTCAAGGAAGTGTCACGCAGGCAGATATTAATACAGGAACTGATGATGCTCCTACATGGGTAGCAGTTGCGGATGATACAAGATATAACGTGATCCTTGATAGTTATCACGCTAATGGTGGTGATGGTTGGGATATCATCGCACAAAATCAAGTGGATGATTCTGCGTTAAATCGTCGAGACCTTTATATGGATGGTGATGCGGTTAAAGCCGCAACGGTAACCATGACAAAAACAGGTGATGACTTCAAAACCACTGGGGAGCCTGATTGTGCTCCAGATACCGTCAAATGTAATACAGACGCCATCGCCTTTACTGCCTATGCAGAAGGGTTAAAAGCAGCAAATAAAGAACTGGTAGCCTTAAAGCAAATCACTACCACGTTAGCGCCAGCACCATCTGAATAA
- a CDS encoding exopolyphosphatase, protein MGSNSFHLVIAREQDGSLQILHKEKQQVKLAQGLNDKNELSQEAIERGVNCLKDFSLRFSDLKQTQVRPVATHTLRVATNAEAFLQAASKVLPYPIDIISGHEEARLIYSGIAQNQILTQRNLVIDIGGGSTEIVIGKKTKPTHLSSLRCGCVSFHERFFHHGELTREHFKAAMKAADKQLATLSKDYFNTNWTMALGSSGSVKAITEAVKELCGESTLTLKNLRALKQHLLNFEHIDQVSFVNVEDRRTLLIPAALSILISCFKRLSIQHLEFAQSALREGVLYELAKIGQYQDVQQRTVSSTAKLYHVDFNHAQKVHNMAMDLFEHVADDWGIRDQARLLGFAASLHEIGIHINSRQHQRHGSYIISNSDLPGFSEQLQNDLSILIANHRKTPLLSPYQSLETQHKQQLVYLTCILRIAVLANLGRIGRKFDFNNAQASNHKLTLSLPNATKQNQLFIKDLRREQKRLALLNIELELR, encoded by the coding sequence ATGGGCTCAAACAGCTTTCATTTGGTCATTGCAAGAGAGCAAGATGGTAGCCTGCAAATCCTTCATAAAGAAAAACAGCAAGTAAAACTCGCACAAGGGTTGAACGACAAAAATGAATTGTCACAAGAAGCAATTGAACGAGGTGTTAACTGCTTAAAGGATTTTTCATTGCGTTTTTCTGACTTGAAACAAACACAAGTGAGACCGGTAGCGACCCATACTCTTAGAGTCGCTACCAACGCAGAAGCTTTTTTACAAGCCGCCAGTAAAGTATTGCCCTACCCGATCGACATTATCTCTGGTCACGAAGAAGCACGATTGATTTATAGTGGAATTGCGCAAAATCAGATACTAACTCAGCGTAATTTAGTGATTGACATCGGTGGTGGATCAACTGAAATCGTTATAGGAAAAAAGACCAAACCTACGCACCTATCTAGCCTTAGATGTGGCTGCGTGAGTTTCCATGAACGATTTTTCCATCATGGTGAACTCACTAGAGAGCATTTTAAGGCCGCAATGAAAGCGGCTGACAAACAGCTTGCCACTTTATCTAAGGATTATTTCAATACAAATTGGACAATGGCTCTTGGTAGCTCAGGTTCCGTTAAAGCAATAACTGAAGCCGTTAAAGAATTGTGCGGTGAGTCAACGCTTACCTTAAAAAACTTAAGAGCCTTAAAACAACACCTGCTCAATTTTGAACATATTGATCAAGTCAGCTTTGTTAATGTTGAAGACAGACGAACGCTTTTAATCCCCGCGGCACTATCAATATTGATCAGTTGCTTTAAACGACTTTCTATCCAGCATTTAGAGTTTGCTCAAAGCGCATTAAGAGAAGGAGTGCTATACGAACTTGCTAAAATTGGTCAGTATCAGGATGTTCAACAAAGAACGGTTTCCAGTACAGCAAAACTGTACCATGTAGACTTTAACCATGCTCAAAAGGTCCATAACATGGCCATGGATTTATTTGAGCATGTCGCTGACGATTGGGGAATACGAGACCAAGCAAGATTACTTGGGTTTGCTGCGAGCCTTCATGAAATTGGTATTCATATCAACTCACGTCAACACCAACGACATGGCAGCTATATAATTAGTAACAGTGACTTACCGGGATTCAGTGAACAATTACAAAATGATTTATCCATTCTGATTGCAAACCACCGTAAAACACCATTACTTTCTCCTTATCAATCATTAGAAACCCAACATAAGCAGCAACTTGTCTACTTAACTTGTATTTTAAGAATTGCGGTACTGGCTAACTTGGGGCGCATTGGGCGTAAATTTGATTTTAACAACGCTCAGGCGAGTAACCATAAACTTACTCTTTCATTGCCAAATGCCACCAAACAAAACCAACTCTTTATTAAAGATCTTCGTAGAGAACAAAAGCGTTTGGCCTTGTTAAATATTGAGTTAGAATTGCGTTAA